From the genome of Deinococcus sp. JMULE3, one region includes:
- the sucC gene encoding ADP-forming succinate--CoA ligase subunit beta, which translates to MKLHEYQGKEILRQFGVNVQEGKVARTPDEVRQIAREFGQPVVVKAQVHVGGRGKAGGVKFSPTEDKAFENGEKILGMDIKGLTVNKVLVTKAVDIDAGVEYYVGMIVDRNVQSYTLMASAEGGMEIEEVAAATPEKIIKHRVDPVTGLRPYEAREVAIKAGFKGNLNKIADMMVKMSEAALKRDAVLVEINPLFVGPDGTPLALDTKFEIDDNAMYRHKDLADWRELEAEHPLEIEASKYGFAYVKLEGNVGVLGNGAGIVMTSLDVVNRAGAKPANFLDIGGGAKAEVVYNAVKLVSKDSDVKAIFINIFGGITRADEVAKGVIQALNEGILTKPVRMRIAGTAEDEAKALLADVNSPLIQMYPTMFEAADEAAKEANK; encoded by the coding sequence GTGAAACTTCACGAATACCAGGGTAAGGAAATTCTGCGCCAGTTCGGCGTGAACGTTCAGGAAGGCAAGGTTGCACGCACCCCCGACGAGGTGCGCCAGATCGCCCGCGAATTCGGCCAGCCGGTCGTCGTGAAGGCGCAGGTGCACGTCGGCGGCCGCGGCAAGGCGGGCGGCGTGAAGTTCAGCCCCACCGAGGACAAGGCCTTCGAGAACGGCGAGAAGATCCTGGGCATGGACATCAAGGGCCTGACCGTGAACAAGGTCCTGGTCACCAAGGCCGTGGACATCGACGCGGGCGTCGAGTACTACGTCGGCATGATCGTCGACCGCAACGTCCAGAGCTACACCCTGATGGCCAGCGCCGAGGGCGGCATGGAGATCGAGGAAGTGGCCGCCGCCACCCCCGAGAAGATCATCAAGCACCGCGTGGACCCCGTCACGGGCCTGCGTCCCTACGAGGCGCGCGAGGTGGCCATCAAGGCCGGCTTCAAGGGCAACCTGAACAAGATCGCGGACATGATGGTCAAGATGAGCGAGGCCGCGCTGAAGCGTGACGCCGTCCTCGTCGAGATCAACCCCCTGTTCGTGGGCCCTGACGGCACCCCCCTGGCCCTGGACACCAAGTTCGAGATCGACGACAACGCCATGTACCGCCACAAGGACCTGGCCGACTGGCGCGAACTGGAAGCCGAGCACCCCCTCGAGATCGAGGCCAGCAAGTACGGCTTCGCGTACGTGAAGCTCGAAGGCAACGTGGGCGTGCTGGGGAACGGCGCGGGCATCGTGATGACCAGCCTCGACGTCGTGAACCGCGCCGGCGCCAAGCCCGCGAACTTCCTCGACATCGGCGGCGGCGCCAAGGCCGAGGTCGTGTACAACGCCGTGAAGCTCGTCAGCAAGGACAGTGACGTCAAGGCGATCTTCATCAACATCTTCGGTGGCATCACCCGCGCCGACGAGGTCGCCAAGGGCGTCATCCAGGCGCTGAACGAGGGCATCCTCACCAAGCCCGTGCGCATGCGCATCGCGGGCACCGCCGAGGACGAGGCCAAGGCCCTCCTGGCGGACGTGAACAGCCCCCTGATCCAGATGTACCCCACCATGTTTGAGGCCGCCGACGAGGCCGCCAAGGAGGCGAACAAGTAA